The DNA segment CGCATTACTTTGGCATAAAGGAGAACGGGTTCAAAGAATATTTCATGAACAGTTACGTTCGCCCAGTGGCCCCGCTCATGCCGATCAAATTGTTGGAGGAATTTACGAACACTTTGACATTGGCATTGCGTCTTTACGGAAATATTTATGCGGGTGAAATTTTGTTGGGGTTGATTGCTTCGTTAGCCAATTCATATGGCTTGTTGACTTGGGTGGTCGGGATTCCACTCCAAATGGTTTGGCAAGGATTTTCCATTTTTATCGGATCCATCCAAGCTTTCGTCTTCACTACGTTGACCATGGTTTACCTCGCCCATAAGATCGAAGCGGAATAAACTGCGGATCTGTGAGCTTAATAAGTGTGCATTATTATATGAGAAAAAGGAGATTATTATTATGAACTTTATAGGAGCTGCTATTGCGGTTGCCGGTGCGGCCATCGGAGCATCATTAGGAAACGGAAAGGTTATTTCTACTACAATCGAAGCGATCGCCAGACAACCGGAATTACAGA comes from the uncultured Trichococcus sp. genome and includes:
- the atpE gene encoding F0F1 ATP synthase subunit C; translated protein: MNFIGAAIAVAGAAIGASLGNGKVISTTIEAIARQPELQSKLQTLMFIGVGLIEAVPIMAVVIAFLLIFQ